The following coding sequences are from one Cervus canadensis isolate Bull #8, Minnesota chromosome 4, ASM1932006v1, whole genome shotgun sequence window:
- the B3GNT3 gene encoding N-acetyllactosaminide beta-1,3-N-acetylglucosaminyltransferase 3 yields MRCSRPLRKEAAVALLLATFILLFFSLHQSPPTCPHLKELPRAPRAPDRPSPPFRTPPAPCRPNTSMASLPDFAGQPQHIRDFLLYKHCRDFALLQEVPPDKCADPVFLLLVIKSSPSNYERRELVRRTWGRERRILGAQLRRLFLLGTDSNALEARKVNRLLAMEARTHGDILQWDFHDSFFNLTLKQVLFLQWQRTRCNNASFLLNGDDDVFAHTDNMVAYLQSHNPDHHLFVGHLIHNVGPIRVPWSKYYVPKVVMEGEHYPPYCGGGGFLLSRFTATALHHASRALDLFPIDDVFLGMCLKREGLEPASHSGIRTGGIQSPSSRLSSFDPCFYRELLLVHRFLPYEMLLMWDALSQPNLTCGRRRQVY; encoded by the exons ATGAGGTGTTCCCGTCCCCTGCGGAAAGAGGCGGCCGTGGCTCTGCTCCTAGCCACCTTCATCCTCCTCTTCTTCAGTCTGCACCAGTCACCACCCACCTGCCCCCACCTGAAGGAGCTGCCGCGCGCCCCCAGGGCTCCGGACAGGCCCTCCCCGCCCTTCCGGACCCCGCCCGCCCCCTGCCGGCCCAACACCTCCATGGCGTCCCTGCCGGACTTCGCGGGGCAGCCGCAGCACATCCGCGACTTTCTGCTCTACAAACACTGCCGCGACTTCGCGTTGCTGCAGGAAGTGCCACCCGACAAGTGTGCGGACCCCGTCTTCCTGCTCTTGGTGATCAAGTCCTCGCCCAGCAACTACGAGCGCCGGGAGCTGGTGCGGCGTACGTGGGGCCGGGAGCGCCGGATTCTCGGCGCCCAGCTGCGCCGCCTCTTCCTGCTGGGCACCGACTCCAACGCGCTGGAGGCGCGCAAGGTCAACCGGCTGTTGGCCATGGAGGCGCGGACGCACGGGGACATCCTCCAGTGGGATTTCCACGACTCGTTCTTCAACCTCACGCTCAAGCAG GTGCTCTTCCTACAGTGGCAGAGGACAAGGTGCAACAATGCCAGCTTTTTGCTCAACGGGGACGATGACGTCTTTGCCCACACAGACAACATGGTCGCCTACCTGCAGAGCCACAACCCTGACCACCACCTCTTTGTGGGGCACCTGATCCACAATGTGGGCCCCATCCGGGTTCCATGGAGCAAGTACTACGTGCCAAAGGTGGTCATGGAGGGGGAACATTACCCGCCCTACTGCGGGGGTGGTGGCTTCCTGCTGTCCCGCTTCACAGCCACCGCCCTGCACCACGCCTCCCGCGCCCTGGACCTCTTCCCCATCGATGACGTCTTCCTGGGCATGTGCCTGAAGCGGGAGGGCCTGGAGCCCGCCTCACACAGTGGTATCCGCACGGGAGGCATTCAGTCCCCTTCCAGCCGCCTGTCCTCCTTTGACCCCTGCTTCTACCGAGAGCTGCTGCTGGTGCACCGCTTCTTGCCCTACGAGATGCTGCTCATGTGGGACGCGCTGAGCCAGCCCAACCTCACCTGTGGCAGGCGGAGACAGGTCTACTGA